A genomic stretch from Luteolibacter flavescens includes:
- a CDS encoding ATP-binding protein: MSGEDRIHDPASAWEIWRHESDEACSRLRGEAGDAADLLKVLLAEATGLLEKDAAALLALRSGRAANGEPVSQLLAGLAAMGLDGLIMDERSAAQLPPPYRAERIGFLPGILSEPFCAHRLEVRKAVPLEIEVPARALLWEKLQQRIEEQGDEFLSVSISGPAGAGKSHLIGALATWLVSRGKEVARVSCLPTDVPGTFAAWRSLLGKFGGDRLAETIAAAGAALTLDETLVKNLVRFLSGPVHADTDDIGLSPLQYKDILPEFIAGVLARLLAGRDCAAIIDDIQWMDEGSHGVTEALRHSGTPLLLVLGRRGQPAPDDIVLGPMSGEEHRKLLGELSGNAEITDALNNEILRISGGLPLVSREVYSMLSQRRRLIAMGGTLDLAPAGATADPLHETPLIGRFRDLSPRLRSLLGACAIWREPFTKEQAETTAKACVPGIEFETCWESPLLGEFIVATPGAPGRFSFYHDLLREAALSLMADRDRAAGHGAALEWMTARPIRDLSPAEAAFHARESGRDEVAVELFDRAARAALGRFALREAREAARAALDLDRANEHTGDPVAIALRARLYQIEGEAAFHWGMVEDAVGLLERAMVLYRVSPQAGVFPIKASMLLRHLWLFATGKPWADANVSPVREGAARTALMLAEIAYFQNDQKRSADCCVTALDLASKNGESAMLASLCAAIACPLSGRRPRWLADRYRNIARRMIARVGDRTEQTYIEHVGCLVDLDKTRWPEAAERAAGNVAYWRSHGHGRRVEEAATHAFFVDYFRGDLGRASEWAQVLQESAYKRTDRQSRTWAAMMGSLHSLACLGTKEAEAHCRKVPVHGGDAITQSSIHVMRAMCAWRSGNPWQAMDCLRDAEELAGQHPPVSSTQFLLADAAVLLGEMRSWGPPELEADPMFGGLVDRFMKRATAFAKSFSLGAAILHCARGLHGTGVGKDFPAAAIAARRLGADLFEARALCYQALKSPASARLQDGLTLLEKCGASAEVAFFQQLSSRHDRFP, from the coding sequence GGCCCTGCGCTCCGGTCGTGCCGCGAATGGCGAGCCGGTGTCGCAATTGCTGGCGGGCCTCGCGGCGATGGGTCTGGACGGCCTTATCATGGACGAGCGGTCCGCGGCGCAGTTGCCGCCACCGTATCGCGCCGAGCGCATCGGCTTCCTGCCGGGCATCCTGTCCGAGCCCTTTTGCGCGCACCGCCTGGAGGTGCGGAAAGCCGTGCCGCTGGAGATCGAGGTGCCTGCGCGGGCTCTGCTGTGGGAAAAGCTCCAGCAGAGAATCGAGGAGCAGGGAGATGAATTTCTCAGCGTTTCGATCTCCGGTCCTGCTGGTGCGGGCAAGTCCCACCTGATCGGCGCGCTGGCCACCTGGCTGGTCTCCCGGGGGAAGGAAGTCGCGCGGGTATCATGTCTCCCCACGGACGTGCCCGGCACCTTCGCCGCGTGGCGTTCGCTGCTGGGGAAATTCGGAGGCGACCGCCTGGCGGAGACCATCGCCGCCGCAGGTGCCGCGCTGACGCTGGACGAGACGCTGGTGAAGAATCTCGTGCGCTTCCTTTCCGGGCCGGTGCATGCCGATACGGATGACATCGGGCTCTCGCCGCTCCAGTACAAGGACATCCTTCCCGAATTCATCGCCGGTGTGCTCGCGCGGCTGCTGGCCGGGCGGGACTGCGCCGCGATCATCGATGACATCCAGTGGATGGACGAGGGCAGCCATGGCGTGACCGAGGCACTGAGGCATTCCGGCACGCCGCTGCTGCTCGTGCTGGGCAGGCGGGGCCAGCCGGCGCCGGATGACATCGTGCTCGGCCCGATGTCGGGAGAAGAGCACCGCAAGCTGCTCGGCGAGCTTTCCGGAAACGCGGAGATCACCGATGCGCTGAACAACGAGATCCTCCGCATTTCCGGCGGGCTGCCGCTGGTCTCGCGCGAAGTTTACTCGATGCTGAGCCAGCGCCGCCGGCTCATCGCGATGGGTGGCACGCTGGACCTCGCGCCTGCGGGCGCGACTGCCGATCCACTGCACGAGACGCCGCTGATCGGGCGCTTCCGCGATCTCTCGCCGCGGCTCCGCTCGCTGCTCGGTGCCTGCGCGATCTGGCGCGAACCTTTCACGAAGGAACAGGCGGAGACGACCGCGAAGGCATGTGTGCCCGGGATTGAATTCGAGACCTGCTGGGAGTCGCCATTGCTCGGTGAGTTCATCGTGGCGACGCCGGGCGCACCGGGGCGCTTTTCATTCTATCATGACCTGCTGCGCGAGGCGGCGCTGTCGCTGATGGCGGACCGGGATCGCGCCGCGGGGCACGGTGCCGCGCTGGAGTGGATGACGGCGCGACCCATTCGCGACCTGTCTCCTGCAGAGGCAGCTTTCCATGCGCGCGAGTCCGGGCGCGATGAGGTGGCGGTGGAGCTCTTCGACCGTGCGGCGCGTGCGGCGCTGGGTCGCTTCGCGCTGCGTGAGGCGCGCGAGGCGGCGCGGGCGGCGCTCGATCTGGATCGGGCGAACGAGCACACCGGCGACCCGGTGGCGATCGCCCTGCGCGCACGGCTCTATCAGATCGAGGGCGAGGCCGCATTCCACTGGGGCATGGTGGAGGATGCGGTGGGCCTGCTGGAAAGGGCGATGGTGCTCTATCGCGTGAGCCCGCAGGCAGGGGTCTTCCCGATCAAGGCGAGCATGCTGCTGCGGCACCTGTGGCTCTTCGCCACCGGCAAGCCATGGGCGGATGCGAATGTCTCGCCGGTGCGGGAGGGCGCGGCGCGCACGGCGCTGATGCTCGCGGAGATCGCCTATTTCCAAAATGACCAGAAGCGCTCCGCCGACTGCTGCGTCACCGCGCTGGACCTCGCGTCGAAGAATGGCGAGAGCGCGATGCTGGCGTCGCTGTGCGCGGCGATCGCTTGCCCGCTGTCCGGCAGGCGTCCGCGCTGGTTGGCCGACCGCTACCGGAACATCGCGCGCCGGATGATCGCGCGCGTCGGGGATCGCACCGAGCAGACTTACATCGAGCACGTCGGCTGCCTCGTCGATCTCGACAAGACTCGCTGGCCGGAGGCTGCCGAGCGTGCCGCGGGGAATGTCGCCTACTGGCGTTCCCACGGGCACGGCCGCCGCGTCGAGGAGGCGGCCACGCATGCCTTCTTCGTCGACTATTTCCGCGGGGATCTCGGGCGTGCCTCGGAGTGGGCGCAGGTCCTTCAGGAGTCCGCCTACAAGCGCACCGACCGCCAGTCGCGGACGTGGGCGGCAATGATGGGCAGCCTCCATTCGCTCGCCTGCCTCGGCACGAAGGAAGCGGAGGCGCATTGCCGGAAGGTGCCGGTGCACGGCGGCGATGCCATCACGCAATCGTCGATCCACGTGATGCGCGCGATGTGCGCGTGGCGCTCCGGGAATCCATGGCAGGCGATGGATTGCCTGCGCGATGCGGAGGAGCTGGCCGGCCAGCACCCGCCGGTCTCCTCGACGCAGTTCCTGCTGGCGGATGCGGCGGTGCTGCTCGGCGAGATGCGCTCGTGGGGGCCGCCGGAGCTGGAGGCGGATCCGATGTTCGGCGGGCTGGTGGATCGCTTCATGAAACGGGCGACGGCGTTCGCGAAGAGCTTCTCGCTCGGCGCCGCCATCCTGCACTGCGCGCGCGGCCTGCATGGCACCGGTGTGGGCAAGGACTTTCCCGCCGCGGCAATCGCGGCCCGGCGTCTGGGGGCGGATCTCTTCGAGGCACGTGCCCTCTGCTACCAGGCGCTGAAATCCCCTGCATCCGCGCGACTTCAAGATGGTCTGACCCTGCTGGAAAAATGCGGCGCGAGCGCGGAGGTCGCATTCTTCCAGCAACTCTCCTCCCGCCATGATCGATTCCCGTGA
- a CDS encoding NAD(P)-binding protein — MIDSREHIVILGGGVGGCAAAYWLTATPELRAKYRVTLYQTGWRLGGKGASSRGESDQHRSEEHGPHVWFGFYENAFKTMRGAMEVHQQLGHTVGPFKTLKDLFMEAREGVFYHHDEKAEKWEPWKMSLPRYAGEPGDGTPCPDIRENLWRMADHLALNLNKVGAFGPIVTWFLGRMEKILGRSVKWQEAMSCPTGIEPGDPSGWASYLSRRLIDLAGSEKHWYGEPVIGRLFRLLLDYLGWKLRRMKKRAKNSAELREICLADLYRTCLRGALVDLLIRDETFRQLDRHEFLAWLKLHGAGFTTVKESPFLRGYYDTPFAFSGGKAHDPNNANFAAGAALRGFFRIFFGYKGAYVHRMNLGMGECVFVPMYRVLKERGVRFEFFHRVESIEPNATGNRVGRIRINRQVRLAPGKDEYQPIKEVAVPHADAPPVFWPVWPEHPMVDQLDPTSLPPPEDPGLESHWSSHTSGTVELFDRKEPFGDGQERFDHVVLAIPPAAHPHVAKGLLAKDTRFRTMVQTSETIRTIACQFWFSDKDDLGWDTHDYFCELAMAGSGPDPFNIIIEATNILQTEATPGASHLLYLCGPISDDENEPPPGTDPGYPAREKARAKSIALAWLQERASLWPGVCSPGTTCLDPSTLYHPDPHATVEQRLDWQYFRMNIDPGERYVLSTNTAAPNRLWPWESGFNNLVFSGDWCRNSIDIGCVESAVTSAMLAAHHLTGYPTRDMIDGMQYE; from the coding sequence ATGATCGATTCCCGTGAGCACATAGTCATCCTCGGCGGTGGTGTCGGCGGATGCGCCGCCGCCTACTGGCTGACCGCCACGCCCGAGTTGCGTGCGAAATACCGGGTCACACTTTACCAGACGGGATGGAGATTGGGCGGGAAAGGGGCGAGCAGCCGCGGCGAGAGCGACCAGCACCGCAGCGAGGAGCACGGGCCGCACGTGTGGTTCGGCTTTTATGAGAATGCCTTCAAGACGATGCGCGGGGCGATGGAGGTCCACCAGCAGCTCGGCCACACGGTCGGGCCCTTCAAGACGCTGAAGGATCTCTTCATGGAAGCGCGCGAAGGTGTCTTCTACCATCACGATGAGAAGGCGGAGAAATGGGAGCCGTGGAAGATGTCCCTGCCTCGCTATGCGGGCGAGCCGGGCGATGGCACTCCCTGCCCGGACATCCGCGAGAACCTGTGGCGCATGGCCGATCATCTGGCGCTGAACCTGAACAAGGTCGGTGCCTTCGGCCCTATCGTGACGTGGTTCCTCGGGAGGATGGAGAAGATCCTCGGGCGCAGCGTGAAGTGGCAGGAAGCCATGAGCTGCCCCACCGGCATCGAGCCCGGCGATCCCAGCGGCTGGGCGAGCTATCTCTCGCGCCGCCTCATCGATCTCGCGGGCAGCGAGAAGCATTGGTACGGCGAGCCGGTCATCGGCAGGTTGTTCAGGCTGCTGCTGGACTATCTCGGCTGGAAGCTGCGACGGATGAAGAAGCGTGCGAAGAACAGCGCGGAGCTGCGCGAGATCTGTCTGGCGGATCTCTACCGCACCTGCCTGCGCGGCGCGCTGGTGGACCTGCTGATCCGGGACGAGACCTTTCGCCAGCTCGACCGGCATGAATTCCTCGCGTGGCTGAAGCTACACGGTGCCGGCTTCACCACGGTGAAGGAGTCGCCTTTCCTGCGTGGCTACTACGATACGCCTTTCGCCTTTTCCGGGGGAAAGGCGCATGATCCGAACAACGCGAACTTCGCCGCCGGTGCCGCCCTGCGCGGCTTCTTCCGCATCTTCTTCGGCTACAAGGGCGCCTACGTCCACCGCATGAATCTCGGCATGGGCGAGTGCGTCTTCGTCCCGATGTATCGCGTGCTGAAGGAGCGCGGCGTGCGCTTCGAGTTCTTCCACCGTGTGGAATCCATCGAGCCGAATGCCACGGGCAACCGGGTCGGCCGCATCCGCATCAACCGTCAGGTGCGCCTCGCGCCGGGGAAGGACGAGTACCAGCCGATCAAGGAAGTCGCCGTGCCGCACGCGGATGCGCCGCCGGTCTTCTGGCCGGTGTGGCCGGAGCATCCGATGGTGGACCAGCTTGACCCGACGTCATTGCCGCCGCCGGAAGACCCGGGGCTGGAATCGCACTGGAGCTCCCACACGAGCGGGACGGTCGAGCTCTTCGATCGCAAGGAGCCTTTCGGCGATGGGCAGGAGCGCTTCGACCACGTGGTCCTGGCGATCCCGCCTGCCGCGCATCCGCACGTGGCGAAGGGCCTGCTGGCAAAGGACACGCGCTTCCGGACGATGGTGCAGACCAGCGAGACGATCCGCACCATCGCCTGCCAGTTCTGGTTTTCCGACAAGGATGACCTCGGCTGGGACACGCACGACTACTTCTGCGAGCTGGCGATGGCAGGCTCTGGGCCGGATCCCTTCAACATCATCATCGAGGCCACGAATATCCTCCAGACCGAGGCGACCCCGGGTGCCAGCCACCTGCTCTATCTCTGCGGGCCGATCTCCGACGACGAGAACGAGCCCCCGCCCGGCACCGACCCGGGCTACCCCGCGCGGGAAAAGGCGCGCGCGAAGTCGATCGCCCTCGCATGGCTGCAGGAGCGCGCGTCGCTGTGGCCCGGCGTGTGCAGCCCCGGCACCACCTGCCTCGATCCCTCGACGCTCTACCACCCGGACCCGCATGCGACCGTCGAGCAGCGGCTGGACTGGCAGTACTTCCGCATGAACATCGACCCCGGCGAGCGCTACGTGCTCTCGACGAACACCGCCGCGCCGAACCGCCTGTGGCCGTGGGAAAGCGGCTTCAACAACCTCGTCTTCTCCGGCGACTGGTGCCGGAACTCCATCGACATCGGCTGCGTGGAGTCCGCCGTCACCTCCGCCATGCTCGCGGCCCACCACCTGACCGGCTATCCGACCCGCGACATGATCGACGGGATGCAGTACGAGTGA
- a CDS encoding LamG domain-containing protein: MNPIRFHSEESPRRAFALPSGPRAALILAALAHPVLAADVNLTASNGIDTTSFNTNLSWSNTAIPATGHAYYVANNYNLRTPANGATDLTFAGDSLTITGASLVYKGGTNVNTITINNLTLNGSLVNNASNSSTAFNLAGSITIAGTGTTTIFSNNGTITITAPIAGNSGTLLLQTNNTLGRQIVLTGVNTYTGNINVTGASGAVLTSTGALAFKVGATGVNNTITGAVPFNFDGAFNIDLTTAGDTVGDHWTLVDGATLGDTYGANFHVTGFTENENFWTSADGRYQFNEATGVLTRISSDTDGDGLPDAWEMTHFQSLALGATDDPDGDRANNLLEYQSGTNPMLASSYPDADGDGLNDGWELYYFNNLAQTADGDADGDHNTNLAEQTADTEPNNAFSFPDTDGDGLNDGWEVFHFGSLAAGIPSADPDGDLFDNEEEMWSGTNPMDQISSPDTDNDFLGDGLPDGWEVKYFRVGNETLAEAIARQDANGDPDGDGVNNRLEFRAGTDPTSAASAETTLGYWRFEEMTAGEVPAGGNNQYLYPTSIQDSSVYGNHMMAWADYSRPNYTAVVPAATVPGTGASNTASLFFQRNNNGVYYIEAIFSTPTANLGGGVATLRNYPFTGFTVEASFNTNLTGQWQVPVCKLGNPVGGQPPFSIKIDTTNKLRAGLVDGSGVAREIIGTSTIAANSWYSTAVTATATELKLWLKKPGDAAYVLEGTVAISGAWHVPATGPLDSAWNIGQGMWNGGATDPFQGNIDEVRISAAALPETEFLFHEDGSPFQLWAAANIPDAGMRGETADPDGDGTSNLAEYRLGLNPMSGSSFFAGHLSGSTITWPAANGLQFTIQRSTTLGAWDTITTVTAIGATGTWTDPAPPAGRAFYRILFTE, translated from the coding sequence ATGAACCCGATCCGTTTCCACTCAGAAGAATCCCCACGGCGCGCCTTTGCCCTGCCGTCCGGCCCACGCGCCGCACTCATCCTCGCGGCACTCGCCCACCCCGTCCTCGCGGCCGACGTCAATCTCACGGCGTCCAATGGCATCGACACCACCTCGTTCAACACGAACCTCTCGTGGTCCAATACGGCAATCCCGGCGACGGGCCATGCCTACTACGTCGCTAACAACTATAACCTTCGTACTCCGGCCAACGGTGCGACCGACCTCACCTTCGCCGGTGACTCGCTGACCATCACCGGGGCCAGCCTCGTCTACAAGGGCGGCACGAACGTCAACACGATCACGATCAACAATCTCACGTTGAACGGATCGCTGGTGAACAACGCGAGCAACAGCTCCACCGCCTTCAATCTCGCGGGCAGCATCACCATCGCGGGCACGGGAACGACCACCATCTTCTCGAACAACGGCACCATCACCATCACCGCTCCCATCGCGGGGAACAGCGGCACGCTGCTGCTGCAGACGAACAACACGCTCGGCCGCCAGATCGTGCTCACCGGGGTGAACACCTACACCGGGAACATCAACGTCACCGGGGCGAGCGGCGCGGTGCTCACCAGCACCGGCGCGCTCGCCTTCAAGGTCGGCGCGACCGGCGTGAACAATACCATCACCGGCGCGGTGCCGTTCAACTTCGACGGAGCCTTCAACATCGACCTCACCACCGCGGGTGACACCGTCGGCGACCATTGGACGCTGGTGGACGGCGCGACACTCGGCGATACCTACGGCGCGAATTTCCACGTCACCGGCTTCACGGAGAACGAGAACTTCTGGACCTCGGCGGATGGTCGCTACCAGTTCAATGAAGCGACCGGCGTGCTCACGCGCATCTCCTCGGACACCGATGGCGATGGCCTGCCGGATGCGTGGGAGATGACCCATTTCCAGAGTCTCGCACTCGGTGCCACGGACGATCCGGACGGCGACCGAGCCAACAATCTGCTGGAATACCAGAGCGGCACGAACCCGATGCTCGCAAGCTCCTATCCCGACGCGGACGGCGACGGTCTCAATGACGGCTGGGAGCTCTACTACTTCAACAACCTCGCCCAGACCGCGGACGGCGATGCCGACGGCGACCACAATACGAACCTCGCCGAGCAGACCGCAGACACCGAGCCTAACAACGCCTTCTCCTTCCCCGACACCGATGGCGACGGGCTGAACGATGGATGGGAGGTCTTCCACTTCGGCAGCCTCGCCGCGGGCATCCCCAGCGCGGATCCGGATGGTGACCTCTTCGACAACGAAGAAGAGATGTGGTCGGGCACAAACCCGATGGACCAGATTTCCTCACCGGACACCGACAACGATTTCCTCGGCGACGGACTGCCCGATGGCTGGGAGGTGAAGTACTTCCGCGTGGGCAATGAGACGCTCGCCGAAGCCATCGCGCGCCAGGATGCGAATGGCGACCCGGATGGCGATGGCGTGAACAACCGCCTGGAATTCCGCGCGGGCACCGACCCGACCAGCGCCGCTTCCGCAGAGACCACGCTCGGCTACTGGCGCTTCGAGGAAATGACCGCAGGCGAAGTGCCGGCCGGTGGCAACAACCAGTATCTCTATCCGACCTCCATCCAGGACTCGTCCGTCTATGGGAACCACATGATGGCGTGGGCCGACTACAGCCGGCCGAACTACACCGCGGTCGTCCCCGCAGCCACCGTCCCGGGCACGGGCGCGAGCAACACCGCCTCGCTCTTTTTCCAGCGGAACAACAACGGCGTCTATTACATCGAGGCTATCTTCTCCACGCCGACCGCAAATCTCGGTGGCGGCGTGGCCACGCTGAGGAACTACCCCTTCACTGGCTTCACGGTGGAGGCGAGCTTCAATACGAACCTCACCGGCCAGTGGCAGGTGCCGGTGTGCAAGCTGGGCAACCCGGTGGGTGGACAACCGCCGTTCTCCATCAAGATCGACACGACGAACAAGCTGCGCGCCGGTCTGGTGGATGGCTCCGGAGTGGCGCGTGAGATCATCGGCACCTCGACCATCGCCGCGAATTCATGGTACTCCACCGCCGTCACCGCGACCGCAACGGAGCTGAAGCTGTGGCTGAAGAAGCCGGGCGATGCCGCCTACGTGCTGGAGGGCACGGTGGCCATCTCGGGAGCCTGGCACGTGCCTGCGACCGGCCCGCTCGACAGCGCCTGGAACATCGGCCAAGGCATGTGGAATGGCGGCGCCACCGACCCCTTCCAAGGCAATATCGATGAGGTCCGCATCAGTGCGGCGGCGCTGCCGGAGACCGAGTTCCTCTTCCATGAAGATGGCTCGCCCTTCCAACTCTGGGCCGCGGCGAACATCCCCGATGCAGGCATGCGCGGTGAAACCGCCGACCCCGATGGCGACGGCACCTCGAACCTCGCGGAGTATCGCCTGGGCCTGAATCCGATGAGCGGCTCGTCGTTCTTCGCCGGTCATCTCAGCGGCAGCACGATCACCTGGCCCGCTGCGAATGGCCTGCAATTCACGATCCAGCGGAGCACCACGCTGGGCGCATGGGACACCATCACGACGGTGACCGCCATCGGAGCGACCGGCACGTGGACCGATCCCGCGCCACCAGCCGGCAGGGCATTCTACCGCATCCTTTTCACCGAATAA
- the ruvX gene encoding Holliday junction resolvase RuvX: MTMEEDGPHPALGIDHGDARIGIAATDPLGILAHPVETIDVRTTDALERIAVLAGQRGIRTLVLGLPIRSDGTEGTAAEKVRAFGGKLAARIPELPLIFVDEAYTTLAASAKLREAGRKAKQQKGIIDQAAAVEILEAWMNGI, from the coding sequence ATGACCATGGAGGAAGACGGCCCGCACCCCGCACTCGGCATCGACCACGGCGACGCCCGCATCGGCATCGCCGCCACCGATCCGCTCGGCATCCTGGCCCACCCGGTGGAGACCATCGACGTGCGCACCACGGACGCGCTGGAGCGCATCGCGGTGCTGGCGGGGCAGCGAGGCATCCGCACGCTGGTGCTGGGCCTGCCCATCCGGAGCGATGGCACCGAGGGCACCGCCGCGGAGAAGGTCCGCGCCTTCGGCGGAAAGCTCGCCGCCCGTATCCCGGAGCTGCCGCTGATCTTCGTGGATGAAGCCTACACCACCCTCGCCGCCTCGGCGAAGCTGCGCGAGGCCGGCCGCAAGGCGAAGCAGCAGAAAGGCATCATCGACCAGGCCGCCGCCGTCGAGATCCTGGAAGCGTGGATGAACGGCATCTAA
- a CDS encoding glycoside hydrolase family 16 protein, whose product MTRYLLPLLFATAAHAQTAEPASPPRDPAYKLVWSDEFDGDGAVDESKWRFEEGFQRNHELQWYQKDNAVRKNGVLVIEARREKVPNPKFREGARDWRDQRKEAEYTSASLTTAGKQDWKFGRFEIRARFTARQGLWPAIWTTGRGRWPHGGEIDILEYYGGRIYANFCWAGKGGRDLWNTGSHSFGRFDRPGWQDEFHTWVLEWDAEKMTIWLDGELLNTQYMAHVKNQDGPPVNPFLAPQAMRLNFAIGGMNGGDPSGTSFPQRYEVDYVRIYQKPE is encoded by the coding sequence ATGACCCGATATCTCCTGCCGCTGCTTTTCGCCACCGCTGCCCACGCCCAGACCGCGGAGCCGGCGTCGCCACCGCGCGATCCGGCCTACAAGCTGGTGTGGTCGGATGAATTCGACGGCGACGGCGCGGTGGACGAGAGCAAGTGGCGCTTCGAGGAGGGCTTCCAGCGGAACCACGAACTCCAGTGGTACCAGAAGGACAATGCCGTGCGGAAGAACGGCGTGCTGGTCATCGAAGCCCGCCGCGAGAAGGTGCCCAACCCGAAATTCCGCGAGGGGGCCCGTGACTGGCGCGACCAGCGGAAGGAGGCGGAATACACCTCGGCCTCGCTGACCACGGCCGGGAAGCAGGATTGGAAATTCGGCCGCTTCGAGATCCGCGCGCGCTTCACGGCACGACAAGGATTGTGGCCGGCCATCTGGACCACGGGCCGCGGACGCTGGCCGCATGGCGGAGAGATCGACATTCTCGAGTACTACGGGGGCCGTATCTACGCGAATTTCTGCTGGGCCGGAAAGGGCGGCCGCGACCTGTGGAATACCGGGTCGCATTCCTTCGGCCGCTTCGACAGGCCCGGCTGGCAGGATGAATTCCACACCTGGGTGCTGGAGTGGGACGCGGAGAAGATGACCATCTGGCTCGACGGCGAACTACTAAACACGCAGTACATGGCGCACGTGAAGAACCAGGACGGCCCGCCGGTGAATCCCTTCCTCGCCCCGCAGGCGATGCGGCTGAACTTCGCGATCGGCGGCATGAATGGCGGCGACCCCTCCGGCACGAGCTTCCCGCAGCGCTACGAGGTGGACTACGTGAGGATCTATCAGAAACCGGAATGA
- the metG gene encoding methionine--tRNA ligase, whose protein sequence is MFYITTAIDYTNGAPHIGHAYEKVLADVIARYRRMRGDEVYFLTGVDQHGQKVQQTAEKEGINPATFVAKKTKLFLNLWKKLGLDYDGWAATTDDRHKACVQAILTELNERGELYKKPTKGFYSLRQEQFLTDRDRNEVGEFGPEWGEVEERDEENWYFRLSAHTEWLKNFVANNPDFVTPAFRRNELLGALANAEELDLCISRPKERLRWGIEFPFDPDFVTYVWFDALINYISFAGYKAKEDAALPDFGKLWPCAAHVIGKDILVPAHGIYWPCMLHAMGFSDEEMPKILVHGWWNIRGEKMSKSLGNVVDPDELADKFGVDALRYYLVRDVTTGKDADFDLERLVMLYNQELANELGNLCNRALNMTGRFCNGIVTTGGEMSDDDLDVRASLETVLGDYRAAMDGYDIAEGLKAINRHVTVCNAYAERSKPWELAKDPAKKSQLETVLANLVESLAHCAVLIAPVLPDPAARIAAQLRMDDLLKLKLDDLKWGLVPNSHETGKPKPVFPKIVIEEAE, encoded by the coding sequence ATGTTCTACATCACCACCGCCATCGACTATACCAATGGTGCCCCGCACATCGGCCACGCCTATGAGAAGGTGCTGGCCGACGTGATCGCCCGCTACCGGAGAATGCGCGGCGACGAGGTGTACTTCCTCACGGGAGTGGACCAGCACGGGCAAAAGGTCCAGCAGACGGCGGAGAAGGAAGGCATCAACCCCGCCACATTTGTCGCGAAGAAGACCAAGCTCTTCCTCAACCTCTGGAAGAAGCTCGGCTTGGACTATGACGGTTGGGCGGCAACCACGGATGATCGCCACAAGGCGTGCGTCCAGGCGATCCTCACCGAACTGAACGAACGCGGCGAGCTCTACAAGAAGCCTACGAAGGGCTTCTACTCGCTCCGTCAGGAGCAGTTCCTGACGGACCGCGACCGGAACGAGGTCGGCGAATTCGGCCCCGAATGGGGCGAAGTCGAAGAGCGGGATGAAGAGAACTGGTACTTCCGTCTGAGCGCTCACACCGAGTGGCTGAAGAACTTCGTGGCGAACAACCCCGATTTCGTCACCCCCGCCTTCCGCCGCAACGAACTGCTCGGCGCTCTGGCAAATGCCGAAGAACTCGACCTCTGCATTTCCCGCCCGAAGGAGCGCTTGCGCTGGGGCATCGAGTTCCCCTTCGACCCCGATTTCGTCACCTACGTCTGGTTCGACGCGCTGATCAACTACATCTCCTTCGCCGGCTACAAGGCGAAGGAAGACGCCGCGCTGCCGGACTTCGGCAAGCTCTGGCCCTGCGCCGCCCACGTCATCGGCAAGGACATCCTCGTCCCCGCCCACGGCATCTACTGGCCCTGCATGCTGCATGCGATGGGCTTCTCCGACGAGGAGATGCCGAAGATCCTCGTCCACGGCTGGTGGAACATCCGCGGCGAGAAGATGTCGAAGTCGCTCGGCAATGTCGTCGATCCCGACGAGCTGGCCGACAAGTTCGGCGTGGACGCGCTGCGCTACTACCTGGTGCGCGACGTGACCACCGGCAAGGACGCGGACTTCGATCTCGAGCGCCTGGTGATGCTCTACAACCAGGAGCTGGCCAACGAACTCGGCAACCTCTGCAACCGCGCGCTCAACATGACAGGCCGCTTTTGCAATGGCATCGTCACCACCGGTGGCGAGATGAGCGATGACGACCTCGACGTGCGCGCCTCGCTGGAGACCGTGCTGGGCGACTATCGCGCGGCCATGGATGGCTACGACATCGCCGAAGGCCTCAAGGCGATCAACCGCCACGTCACCGTCTGCAATGCCTACGCCGAGCGCAGCAAGCCGTGGGAACTGGCGAAGGACCCGGCGAAGAAATCGCAGCTCGAAACCGTACTCGCGAACCTCGTCGAGAGCCTCGCCCACTGTGCCGTGCTGATCGCCCCGGTGCTGCCGGATCCCGCCGCACGCATCGCCGCGCAACTCCGCATGGACGACCTGCTGAAGCTGAAGCTGGACGACCTGAAGTGGGGCCTGGTGCCGAACAGCCACGAGACCGGCAAGCCCAAGCCCGTCTTCCCGAAGATCGTCATCGAGGAAGCCGAGTAA